A stretch of Paenibacillus mucilaginosus 3016 DNA encodes these proteins:
- a CDS encoding SIS domain-containing protein, whose product MRNFIDDVKDQPEALGRLAEYYATREGGELLARVTELSGRKYDRILFTGMGSSYAASRLAATYLWSRGIPAIHVEASELLHYGAGTLLTNALLFFISQSGESVEIRQLLDILPADAVVIGITNVKTSTLAVKSALVLPLLAGEESTTSSKTYTSTLAVTLLACQALAKQPAADGIAAIQAAGERLFTLESHAAALDWNRITEWLRTADSIYLIGRGPAVSTAIQGALTFKELVKVQAESMEAATFRHGPLETVNEQTLIFAVASPGKTSALVDSFTMELTRCGAKVITIHEGIARIAKDEYAEAQEEHTAALDEYFAALVDIYPIQLAANLLAERLERNGGFQWITKVTTKE is encoded by the coding sequence ATGCGAAATTTCATTGATGATGTTAAAGATCAGCCCGAAGCGCTCGGACGGCTGGCCGAATATTATGCTACCCGGGAGGGAGGAGAGCTTCTGGCCCGGGTGACGGAGCTTTCCGGAAGAAAGTATGATCGTATCTTATTTACCGGGATGGGAAGCTCCTATGCAGCGTCCAGACTGGCCGCGACTTATCTGTGGTCGCGAGGGATCCCTGCGATTCACGTGGAAGCTTCCGAGCTTCTTCATTATGGAGCGGGTACACTTCTCACCAATGCGCTGCTCTTCTTTATTTCCCAATCTGGAGAGAGTGTTGAGATAAGGCAGCTGCTGGACATTCTGCCTGCTGATGCGGTGGTTATAGGCATTACCAACGTAAAGACCAGTACACTGGCGGTGAAATCGGCCCTGGTCCTCCCTTTGCTCGCCGGCGAAGAGTCCACGACCTCCAGTAAGACCTATACCTCCACGCTGGCGGTAACCCTGTTAGCATGCCAGGCCTTGGCCAAACAGCCGGCAGCAGATGGAATTGCGGCCATTCAGGCGGCGGGGGAGCGGCTGTTCACGCTGGAATCGCATGCGGCTGCCCTGGATTGGAACCGGATCACGGAATGGCTGAGAACTGCAGATTCCATCTATCTCATAGGGAGGGGACCGGCGGTAAGCACAGCCATACAGGGCGCACTGACCTTCAAGGAGCTGGTCAAGGTTCAGGCGGAGAGCATGGAAGCGGCGACCTTCCGGCATGGACCGCTGGAGACGGTCAATGAACAGACGCTGATTTTTGCAGTCGCCTCACCGGGAAAGACAAGTGCACTGGTCGATTCCTTCACGATGGAGCTCACGCGGTGCGGAGCCAAGGTAATAACGATTCATGAAGGGATTGCCCGGATCGCGAAGGACGAGTATGCTGAAGCTCAGGAGGAGCACACAGCAGCTCTTGATGAATACTTCGCGGCCTTGGTTGACATTTATCCCATACAGCTCGCGGCGAACCTGCTGGCCGAACGGTTGGAGAGGAACGGAGGGTTCCAATGGATCACCAAGGTCACTACCAAGGAGTAA
- a CDS encoding carbohydrate kinase family protein produces the protein MDHQGHYQGVRGSSAGNEAGSRHGVCMVGNVNIDLLMKSLPELPAWGTEALVESYEERLGGCAGNSALVLAALGEETHIVAAVGEDRLGRKLTAELQQAGVRLDGLKRSSQATGVSLSLNRPDGERLFVTYPGSMLDTSCEEVMNYLRRAPYCKALLLTGYFLLSPDIHAKEIFRAASELGMVTLFDTGWPTQDWSPEIREEIWGLLPLVDYFLPNELEAAALTGKSHYSEAAGMLAAQCRRGVVIKRGREGSCFLGRDGKEINTTGYEVRVKDTVGAGDSFNAGFIYGLLQDWPAARCIELGNAVAASVISGDAGFHVLWNQVHQLLEDSTRFKG, from the coding sequence ATGGATCACCAAGGTCACTACCAAGGAGTAAGGGGTTCAAGCGCTGGAAATGAAGCAGGCAGCAGGCATGGCGTATGCATGGTTGGGAACGTGAATATCGACCTTCTGATGAAGTCGCTGCCAGAGCTCCCTGCATGGGGAACAGAAGCGCTGGTGGAATCATACGAAGAGCGTCTTGGAGGCTGTGCTGGTAATTCAGCCCTGGTGCTCGCGGCCCTGGGGGAAGAAACACATATCGTGGCGGCTGTGGGTGAGGACCGCTTGGGCAGGAAGCTGACGGCTGAGCTGCAGCAAGCAGGAGTAAGGCTGGACGGTCTGAAGCGGTCCTCCCAGGCAACGGGCGTCTCCCTGTCCCTGAATCGGCCTGACGGTGAACGGTTGTTTGTGACCTATCCGGGATCCATGTTGGATACCAGCTGCGAGGAAGTCATGAATTACCTAAGGAGAGCTCCTTACTGCAAAGCGCTGCTGTTAACCGGTTATTTTCTTCTCTCTCCCGATATCCATGCCAAGGAGATATTCCGCGCTGCAAGTGAGCTGGGGATGGTCACCTTATTCGACACGGGGTGGCCTACCCAGGACTGGAGCCCGGAGATCCGTGAGGAGATTTGGGGGCTTCTCCCTCTGGTGGATTACTTTTTGCCCAATGAATTGGAAGCTGCCGCCTTAACAGGGAAGAGTCATTACAGTGAAGCAGCCGGGATGCTGGCGGCTCAGTGCAGGAGAGGCGTTGTCATCAAGCGGGGAAGAGAGGGGAGCTGCTTCCTGGGTAGAGATGGTAAGGAGATTAACACTACCGGGTATGAGGTTAGAGTAAAGGATACCGTCGGTGCAGGAGACTCCTTCAACGCAGGGTTTATATACGGTTTGCTGCAGGACTGGCCAGCCGCTAGGTGCATAGAGCTGGGGAATGCCGTTGCAGCCAGTGTCATCTCGGGCGATGCTGGGTTTCATGTGCTGTGGAACCAGGTTCATCAGCTGCTGGAGGATTCAACAAGATTCAAGGGTTAG
- a CDS encoding glycoside hydrolase family 38 C-terminal domain-containing protein, with amino-acid sequence MNKQKYWVVGNTHVDLAWKKGRHEMAEVFDMYITRVLDILDSHPKFTYTIEQAAHYRLLARRRPDLLARVKKYVQQGRLEMVGGMASTLETNLPHGECLVRNQALGLKWTKENLGVDVQTAWLIDTFGIHAQIPQLLRGFGFGRLMANRFGGNKNHDVFIARGIDGSEVLIAGRDVYSPFIKPGNVHWKFVQDWRDLDSLFEEAAADQGEGPFLVTAYTENEVLPSTRPNYHMERGNDGDNEGRWQYATLSSFFDAMESKAADWPVLHGDLNPEFTGTFSQRIQIRLRNRQVENLLLEAEKWAAWTQLNGWQKKLEEAWWEMAYIQFHDVFTGSHPTSVFKSLLKSLDEVEGAAQDVLDRAFQALRPSCSPDEDTSSILVFNGLPWQRRSLLVLPMTELEDHVPVGSSKERPVVYDVKDGNLRILLETPAMGTARLVMEPGSAVEPTGRTAERARIENEFLILECDSSSMIKRLIWKESGRVMIENAADLLTVQNDHGSFQIEEPHGAEIPLSVGEVELIQYEATAIGHRVVLKGSFTGIPVPGTEGTMTWQAELELLSGKPALYIRFRIHWQGEASRLRFNISSSLASSEGIYEIPFGTVTRKPYGTRGTSRGEWPAQRFVSIEEQGHGMALINTGAAGVEVNGGRITTTLLRAPKEEYAGMVPDDTSSQHGEHTFEFVLAPYSGTWSESAVLSLAQEVNVPLGKLLLAGAVRDQPEASSLMTLSPGHVVLSSVKAADDGSGELIIRVYETAGAACTARLKVHEAAEIWRTNLREERLDQVLLGQDETIELPLAPFEICTLRVKRKK; translated from the coding sequence ATGAATAAGCAAAAATATTGGGTTGTCGGAAATACGCATGTGGATCTGGCCTGGAAGAAGGGTCGTCATGAGATGGCCGAGGTCTTTGATATGTATATCACCAGGGTGCTGGATATTCTGGATTCGCATCCCAAGTTCACTTACACCATCGAGCAGGCCGCCCATTACCGGCTGCTCGCCCGGCGGCGTCCGGACCTGCTTGCAAGGGTCAAGAAATACGTACAGCAGGGACGTCTAGAGATGGTTGGCGGGATGGCGTCCACTTTGGAGACAAATCTGCCGCATGGAGAGTGTTTGGTCCGCAATCAGGCTCTCGGTCTCAAGTGGACAAAGGAGAACCTGGGGGTCGACGTGCAGACGGCATGGCTTATCGATACCTTTGGGATTCATGCCCAGATCCCCCAGCTGCTGCGGGGGTTCGGTTTTGGTCGGCTCATGGCCAACCGGTTTGGCGGCAACAAGAATCATGATGTGTTCATCGCACGGGGGATTGACGGCAGCGAAGTGCTCATTGCGGGGAGAGATGTATATTCTCCTTTCATCAAGCCGGGGAACGTGCACTGGAAATTTGTCCAGGACTGGAGGGACCTGGACTCTTTGTTCGAGGAAGCCGCAGCGGATCAGGGAGAGGGCCCGTTCCTGGTTACGGCGTATACGGAGAATGAGGTGCTGCCCAGCACCCGTCCGAACTATCATATGGAGCGGGGGAATGACGGGGATAACGAAGGACGCTGGCAATATGCGACGCTCAGCTCGTTCTTTGATGCAATGGAATCGAAAGCGGCGGACTGGCCGGTTCTTCATGGAGACCTGAATCCCGAATTTACGGGGACGTTCTCTCAGCGTATCCAGATCCGGCTCCGCAACCGTCAGGTGGAGAATCTGCTCCTGGAAGCGGAGAAATGGGCGGCATGGACTCAGCTGAACGGATGGCAGAAGAAGCTGGAAGAAGCATGGTGGGAGATGGCTTATATTCAGTTCCATGATGTGTTCACCGGTTCCCATCCAACCTCCGTGTTCAAATCCCTGTTGAAGAGCCTCGATGAAGTGGAGGGGGCTGCGCAGGACGTTCTGGACCGCGCATTCCAGGCACTGCGTCCGTCGTGTTCTCCTGATGAAGACACGAGCTCTATCCTTGTGTTCAACGGCCTTCCTTGGCAGCGCAGGAGCCTGCTTGTTCTGCCAATGACGGAACTGGAAGACCATGTTCCTGTGGGGTCAAGCAAGGAGAGACCTGTGGTGTATGATGTCAAAGACGGTAACCTGCGCATCCTGTTGGAGACACCGGCTATGGGGACGGCGAGGCTGGTCATGGAGCCAGGCTCTGCTGTGGAGCCAACAGGCCGTACGGCTGAGAGGGCGAGGATAGAGAACGAATTCCTGATCCTGGAATGCGACTCCAGCTCCATGATCAAGCGCTTGATCTGGAAGGAATCGGGCCGGGTGATGATAGAGAATGCGGCGGATTTACTCACTGTGCAGAATGATCATGGCTCATTCCAGATTGAAGAGCCCCATGGCGCGGAAATACCATTATCGGTCGGAGAGGTGGAGCTCATTCAATACGAGGCCACCGCGATCGGTCACCGGGTTGTGCTGAAGGGATCGTTCACAGGCATCCCGGTCCCAGGGACAGAAGGTACGATGACGTGGCAGGCGGAACTGGAGCTGCTGAGCGGGAAGCCTGCGCTGTATATCCGCTTCCGTATCCATTGGCAGGGGGAGGCGAGCAGACTGCGGTTCAATATCTCCTCTTCGCTCGCCAGTTCCGAAGGTATCTATGAGATTCCCTTCGGGACCGTCACACGCAAGCCGTACGGAACACGCGGGACGAGCCGCGGAGAATGGCCGGCGCAGCGCTTTGTCTCCATCGAAGAGCAGGGACACGGTATGGCGTTAATCAATACAGGAGCTGCGGGAGTCGAGGTGAACGGCGGACGGATCACAACGACGCTGCTGCGCGCGCCCAAGGAAGAATATGCCGGCATGGTTCCGGATGATACCTCCTCGCAGCATGGGGAGCATACCTTCGAATTCGTCCTCGCACCTTACAGCGGCACGTGGTCTGAATCGGCCGTTCTCTCCCTGGCCCAAGAGGTCAATGTACCGCTGGGCAAGCTCCTGTTGGCGGGTGCGGTGCGGGATCAGCCGGAGGCTTCCTCCCTCATGACCCTCTCCCCCGGACATGTGGTTCTCTCTTCCGTGAAGGCTGCAGATGACGGTTCGGGAGAACTCATCATCCGGGTGTATGAGACCGCAGGCGCGGCATGCACTGCAAGGCTGAAGGTTCATGAAGCCGCGGAGATCTGGCGGACTAACCTGAGAGAGGAGCGTTTGGATCAGGTATTATTGGGTCAGGATGAGACGATCGAGCTCCCCCTTGCCCCCTTTGAAATTTGCACGCTTCGTGTGAAACGCAAAAAATGA
- a CDS encoding ADP-ribosylglycohydrolase family protein: MAGWVGLQELLKVEVQQRQDEDCSVDGFLERIEAAGDNQEQLMSIYAELSALEPKVPNLNEPNELEKIRELRPEGPRVLPNELTADQWLDKFRGAWLGRAIGCALGKPLEYPNFMSGSDGRPGWENVYLWFKGANAWPINGYTPEFSTAEDEYGIKLAPYGLESTRERISYMQTDDDIRYTVLGLMMLERKGREWGSWDIGKLWHEVLSYKQVCTAETQSYLNFAQVTHHYEVDGAPADWGQKQQWVRTYLNPYREYIGAQIRADGFAYGAAGQPELAADFAWRDASFSHVRNGIYGEMFVAAMIAAAFVESNPLKLVEIGLSEIPANCRLARDIRQAVEIAQSTEDQLTLVQRIWDAFNHYDCVHTNNNAALVAASLVFAKGDFNKAISTSVLGGWDTDCNGATVGSIIGASLGASQLPAHWVEPLHDTLYSEVNGFHPIAISECARRSCEVFLKLKEQA; encoded by the coding sequence ATGGCCGGATGGGTTGGTTTGCAGGAATTATTGAAGGTTGAAGTCCAGCAGCGGCAGGATGAAGATTGCAGCGTGGATGGCTTCTTGGAGAGAATTGAAGCAGCGGGTGATAACCAGGAACAGCTTATGAGTATTTACGCTGAACTGTCTGCTCTGGAGCCGAAGGTGCCGAATCTGAACGAGCCTAACGAATTGGAGAAAATTCGAGAGCTTCGCCCGGAAGGGCCCCGGGTTCTCCCGAATGAGCTGACGGCTGATCAATGGCTGGATAAGTTTCGAGGGGCATGGCTTGGAAGAGCTATCGGCTGCGCATTGGGCAAGCCTCTGGAATACCCTAACTTCATGTCAGGCTCAGACGGCCGACCAGGCTGGGAGAATGTGTATCTGTGGTTTAAGGGCGCAAATGCCTGGCCGATCAACGGCTATACACCTGAGTTTTCAACAGCCGAAGATGAGTATGGTATTAAGTTAGCTCCTTACGGGCTGGAGAGTACCAGAGAGAGAATTTCCTATATGCAGACGGATGATGACATCCGGTACACGGTATTGGGTCTGATGATGCTGGAGAGAAAAGGCCGCGAGTGGGGCTCCTGGGATATCGGCAAGCTGTGGCATGAGGTACTGAGCTACAAGCAGGTATGTACCGCCGAGACGCAGTCTTATTTGAATTTTGCTCAAGTGACGCATCATTATGAGGTGGACGGAGCACCGGCGGACTGGGGACAGAAGCAGCAGTGGGTTCGGACCTATCTGAATCCGTACCGCGAATATATCGGTGCCCAAATCCGCGCCGACGGCTTCGCTTATGGGGCTGCGGGTCAACCGGAGCTGGCAGCGGATTTTGCCTGGCGTGATGCTTCGTTCTCCCACGTCAGGAACGGCATATACGGGGAGATGTTCGTGGCCGCTATGATTGCTGCCGCCTTTGTGGAATCGAACCCGTTGAAGCTGGTGGAGATCGGTCTAAGTGAGATCCCAGCCAACTGCCGCCTGGCCCGTGACATCCGTCAGGCCGTAGAAATTGCGCAGAGCACGGAAGATCAGCTGACTTTGGTACAGCGGATTTGGGATGCTTTCAACCATTACGATTGTGTGCATACCAACAACAATGCGGCTCTGGTCGCGGCTTCCCTGGTATTTGCCAAGGGCGATTTCAATAAAGCGATCTCCACGTCCGTCCTCGGCGGTTGGGATACGGACTGCAATGGCGCCACCGTTGGTTCGATTATAGGTGCTTCGCTCGGTGCGAGTCAGCTGCCGGCCCATTGGGTAGAGCCTCTCCATGATACCCTCTACTCGGAGGTGAATGGTTTCCATCCGATTGCTATATCGGAGTGTGCCCGGAGAAGCTGCGAAGTATTCCTGAAATTAAAGGAACAAGCATAA
- a CDS encoding AraC family transcriptional regulator codes for MILHIAYEDKELPVNIFKWIPLPSLEQQHHHPCFEMGMCISGSGTFHFGSTVYPVAAGDIFIVNVLESHIAQSHPDHPCEFLFLNFDAELLEKEEPELMVPFRYYPFHFRNRLEGDGVMMERLRVLIRQIYEEKRSMAPGYRTAVKSLLLSICVELLRMSKEEISSTIWMDGMRKYEHVRPVLQYIETHYQKDIDLTRLAQLFHISQSHLSRLILEATGRKFKSHIVTLRIQHAKRLLAGTSMNVTEICFDCGFQSMASFYRNFKQYVQMSPEDYRRTVLTNSLSIRADLSSVIG; via the coding sequence ATGATCCTGCATATTGCTTATGAGGATAAAGAACTGCCGGTCAATATATTCAAGTGGATTCCGCTGCCCTCGCTGGAGCAGCAGCATCATCATCCATGCTTTGAGATGGGGATGTGTATTTCGGGTAGTGGAACATTTCACTTTGGCAGCACGGTGTATCCGGTTGCTGCAGGCGACATTTTCATTGTGAATGTATTGGAGAGCCATATTGCCCAGTCCCATCCTGACCATCCCTGCGAGTTTCTATTTCTTAACTTCGATGCGGAACTGCTGGAAAAGGAAGAGCCGGAGCTCATGGTTCCCTTCCGCTACTATCCCTTTCATTTCCGAAACCGGCTGGAGGGAGATGGAGTGATGATGGAACGGCTCCGTGTGCTGATCAGGCAGATCTATGAGGAGAAGCGGAGTATGGCGCCAGGATATCGGACGGCGGTGAAAAGCTTGCTGCTGTCCATATGCGTGGAGCTGCTGCGGATGTCCAAGGAAGAGATCAGCTCCACAATATGGATGGACGGGATGCGCAAATATGAGCATGTCCGTCCAGTACTGCAGTATATAGAGACGCATTACCAGAAAGACATAGACTTAACCCGGCTGGCTCAGCTATTTCATATCAGCCAGTCGCATCTGTCACGGTTGATTCTGGAAGCCACAGGAAGAAAGTTTAAGAGTCATATCGTCACTCTGCGTATCCAGCATGCTAAGCGGCTGCTGGCAGGGACGTCAATGAATGTGACGGAAATATGCTTCGACTGTGGTTTTCAGAGCATGGCTTCCTTTTATCGTAATTTCAAGCAGTATGTGCAGATGTCTCCTGAGGATTATCGTCGGACAGTGCTGACGAATTCCTTGAGCATCCGTGCGGATCTGTCATCGGTGATTGGTTAG